Within Synechococcus sp. NB0720_010, the genomic segment CACGCTCACCAACCAGAGCGGCAAGGACTTCTCCGGCCAGCAACTGGCCAACACCTCCTTCGCCGGCGCCGTGGGTAAGGCCGCCAACTTCAGCGGCGCCGATCTCCATGGCGCGATCTTGACCCAAGGGGCCTTCCCCAACGCCAACTTCAACGGCGCCGACCTCTCGGATGTGCTGCTGGATCGCACCGACATGAGCGGCACGGACCTGCGCAATGCCGTCCTGGTTGGGGTCATCGCCTCCGGCAGCACCTTCACGGGTGCACAGGTGGAGAACGCCGACTTCACCGACGCCCTGCTCGATCGCGCCGATCAGCGCAACTTCTGCATCAGCGCCTCAGGCACCAACCCGACAACGGGCGCCAACACCCGCGCCAGCCTGGGCTGCTAGGTCCAGCCGCGCAACTTGCCCGGGTTCATCAACCCAGCTGGGTCATAGGCCCGCTTGGCATCCACCTGATCCGCATCCACCACCCCGAGGCCTCCGTCCTCCACGCTGATGACGTGGGGGTTGAACAGCAGGCAGCCCAGATCACGGGCCTGGTCGATCAGCTCCTGCAGGGCTTGCGCTCCCCGCCAACGCACCAGGGGCAGACAGGCGAAACGCTGACGACCCTGGCTGCGAACCGCCTCCAGGTGCCACAGCAGATCCTCGCCCCAGCGCTCCCGCAGGGCCTCCAGTGCGGGCGCCTCCGGCTGCGGCAAGAGCAACTGCAGATAGGTCCAACCTGAATCCTGACTGCGTACATGCAGGGTCGTGTGGTTCCAGGTGAGCTCCCGCAAGGGAACGCCGCGGCTCTGCCCTTGGGGAGCGCTCCAACTCAGCCGTCCCCCCAACTCCTTGATCCACGACTCCAGGACGGCCGTGGCATCCGGTGCCGCCAGGAGCAACAGGCGATGGGCGCCGCCACTGCCGTCCGGACAGCCCTGGGGCCAGGGCAAGCGTGCGGCCACG encodes:
- a CDS encoding pentapeptide repeat-containing protein translates to MTFTRLFSWLWAVVILLGAPGLTQALDTSAGVGLQDRALFQDTVDYTLTNQSGKDFSGQQLANTSFAGAVGKAANFSGADLHGAILTQGAFPNANFNGADLSDVLLDRTDMSGTDLRNAVLVGVIASGSTFTGAQVENADFTDALLDRADQRNFCISASGTNPTTGANTRASLGC